Proteins from a genomic interval of Geotrypetes seraphini chromosome 7, aGeoSer1.1, whole genome shotgun sequence:
- the LOC117364304 gene encoding galectin-3-like: MADDLSLSDALSGNTQNSNQQQQNPGWPFAPWGPPNPGGWPAPGQPGMFPGPAPGHPGSFPGPDTGHPGSFPGPVPGHPGSFPGPAPGQPGSFPGPAPGQPGSFPGPDTGHPGSFPGPAPGHPGSFPGPAPGQPGSFPGPDPGPPGSAPGQPGVPQPPNPFGVPAGPTPQPKDPCIPLTIPYVRPLTAGVMPQLLITIQGKVKEKPSRFSIDLRKNNDIAFHLNPRFDKKPHSIVRNSMINNIWGEEERHTPKFPFHHGSPFKIQILCETHCYRVAVNNEHLFEYKHRIKELKEINKLCINGDVTLTNIEVTMA; encoded by the exons ATGGCGGACGACCTCTCT TTGTCTGATGCTTTATCTGGAAATACTCAAAATTCaaatcaacaacaacaaaacccaGGATGGCCATTTGCTCCTTGGGGACCCCCAAACCCTGGTGGTTGGCCAGCACCAGGTCAGCCTGGAATGTTTCCTGGGCCAGCACCGGGTCATCCTGGATCATTTCCTGGGCCAGATACTGGCCATCCTGGATCATTTCCTGGGCCAGTACCGGGCCATCCTGGATCATTTCCTGGGCCAGCACCGGGCCAGCCTGGATCATTTCCTGGGCCAGCACCGGGCCAGCCTGGATCATTTCCCGGGCCAGATACTGGCCATCCTGGATCATTTCCTGGGCCAGCACCGGGCCATCCTGGATCATTTCCTGGGCCAGCACCGGGCCAGCCTGGATCATTTCCCGGGCCAGATCCTGGCCCTCCTGGATCAGCACCAGGCCAGCCTGGAGTTCCCCAACCTCCTAATCCATTCGGTGTACCAGCCGGACCCACACCTCAGCCTAAAGACCCTTGTATTCCACTG ACCATACCCTATGTGCGACCACTTACAGCAGGCGTTATGCCTCAGTTATTAATAACAATTCAAGGTAAAGTGAAAGAAAAGCCTTCCAG ATTTTCCATCGACTTGAGAAAGAACAATGATATTGCATTTCACCTCAACCCACGCTTTGATAAGAAACCTCACAGTATTGTTCGTAATAGTATGATTAACAATATTTGGGGAGAAGAGGAAAGACATACTCCAAAGTTTCCTTTTCACCATGGAAGTCCATTCAAG ATCCAAATTCTGTGTGAAACACACTGCTACAGAGTTGCCGTTAACAATGAGCATTTGTTCGAGTATAAGCATCGTATCAAAGAACTGAAGGAAATCAACAAACTTTGCATCAATGGTGATGTCACTCTGACAAACATTGAGGTTACAATGGCATAA